A window of the Streptomyces formicae genome harbors these coding sequences:
- a CDS encoding ferredoxin encodes MRVVVDLNRCQGYAQCAFLAPDVFEMHGEEALLYNPRADEARRDEVRQAVAACPVQAILMDQSDETVPPREAFDAR; translated from the coding sequence GTGAGAGTTGTCGTCGATCTCAACCGCTGTCAGGGCTACGCGCAGTGCGCGTTCCTCGCACCGGACGTCTTCGAAATGCACGGCGAGGAGGCGCTGCTCTACAACCCCCGGGCCGATGAGGCGCGCCGGGACGAGGTGAGGCAGGCCGTCGCGGCCTGCCCCGTGCAGGCCATCCTCATGGACCAGTCCGACGAGACCGTGCCCCCGAGGGAGGCGTTCGATGCCCGTTGA